CACTCCCAAATCTTTGGCGAGATAAAGCGACAGAAACGGGGTAATCATAGTCATACCTGCATTTACCAGAAACTGGCCGAACCAAAGCACCATGAGGTTGACTTTCCAGGTCTCCCAATTCTTCAAAGTGCTTTCACTTCCTTTCAAGGGATTTCAATGTTACATTGTTCACGAAAAATTGACATTATATCAGTATATCATAGTTTTTCAGCCGGACAATGCAACACATGTCATAGTAATGTCATGGGATTGTCATTCCCTTTCGGGTGAGGCGGTTGTTAGCCGCTTACAAAAGGGGCATAATAATGATATGTGTTTTTCACAGTAATCTATCAAATCTAATGGAGATCTTATCATGACCTACAACGACACTTTTATCCGCGCCTGCAGACAGCAGAACACGGAGTACACCCCCGTATGGTACATGCGGCAGGCTGGCCGGTATGATCCCGACTACCGTACAATTAAGGAGAAATATTCGCTGCTGGAGATCTGCAAGCAACCGGAGCTTGCGGCTGAGGTGACCCTGATGCCTGTGCGCAAGCTGGGCGTGGACGCAGCCATTCTGTATTCTGACATCATGAATCCGGTGGCCTCCCTCGGTGTGGATTTTGACATTGTAAAGAACATCGGGCCGGTTATCGATAATCCGCTCCGCTCCGCAAGTGATGTGGAACGGCTGAAGCCAATTGATGTGGAGGGCGATCTGGGCCATATTCTGGAGACCATCGCCATACTGGACAAGGAGCTGGACGTTCCGCTGATCACCTTTGCCGGGGCTCCGTTCACCATCGCCAGTTATCTGATCGAAGGCAGACCGTCCAAGACCTATCACCGCACCAAGGAGCTGATGTTCAGCCAGCCTCAGGTGTGGGAGAAGCTGATGGAGAAGCTGGGCGATATGGTTATCACCTATCTGCGCGCTCATGTGGCAAGCGGCGGGAAGGCGTTCCAGCTGTTCGACAGCTGGGTCGGGGCGCTGGCTCCGCGTGATTTCGAGCAGTATGTGCTGCCGACGATCACCCGGATTTTTGCCGAGTTGTCCGATCTGGAGGTTCCCAAGATCTACTTCCCCGGTGTCAGCTCAGGGGAGCTGCTCCCCAGCTTGACCAAGCTGCAGGCCGATGTGATCGGACTGGACTGGCGGGTAAGCATCACCGAAGGACGGCGCAGACTAGGCGGAGGCTATGCGGTTCAGGGCAATCTTGATCCATACCTGCTGACCGCGCCGATGGATATGCTCAAAGCCCGGGCCAAGGAACTGATCGATGAAGGCATCACGCGGCCGGGGTATATTTTTAACCTGGGACATGGATTATTCCCTGAAGCTTCACTGGACACACTCAAGGAATTGACGGATTATGTGCATGAGTATTCAGCAGCGGCAATGAAACAGGCGGCACCGCCGCTGGCATAGTTGAAGAAATAGCATCAAGATGGCAGCAGCCTTTGCTGCTCTCTTTGCTGTATAGGACGTTAATTATTCGTAAAAGGGGATGGAAACCGTGGCCAACAAAATTGGAGTACTCGTGATGTCGTACGGCACGCCTGAGAGTCTTGAGGATGTAGAGGCTTATTATACGCATATCCGGCGGGGGAACGCTCCTTCTGCTGAGCAGCTCAAAGAGCTGAAGGGCCGCTATAAGGCGATTGTCGGCGGGGTTTTTCCGCTAAGAGAGAATACCGACCGTCAGGTGGAAGCCTTGCAGGCCAAGCTGAACAGCGGGCAGATCCAGTATGTCTGCTACCAGGGGCTCAAGCATGCCAGACCGTTCATCGAGGATGGTGTCGAGGCTATGGTCCGGGACGGAATTACCCAGGCGATAGGCATTGTGCTGGCCCCGCATTACTCTGTGATGAGTGTAGGAACCTATATCAAGCGCGCCAAGGAAAAAGCCGAAGCCTGCGGCATTCATATGGAGTTCGTAGAGAACTACCATATGCACCCCGAGCTGATCGATGTGCTTAGCCGGAGAGTGACTGCCAAGCTCGATGAGTTCGAAGAGACAGGTGCAGTGCGGGAGGATGTCCGCGTGCTGTTCAGTGCACATAGTCTTCCTGAACGCATTCTGGCGATGGGCGATCCGTACCGTGACCAGCTGCTGGAGACCTCTCAGGCGATTGCCGCTCAGGCAGGGGTTGAATCCTGGCAGTTCACTTGGCAAAGTGCAGGCCGGACGGCGGAGCCTTGGCTGGGACCGGATATTCTCGACACACTGCGTGAGCTGGCCGAGAGCCAGGTGAAATACGTGCTGTCAGCCCCGATCGGCTTCGTCTCCGACCATCTGGAGGTGCTGTACGATCTGGATATTGAAGCGCAGCAGCTTGCCTCTGAGCTGGATCTGCGTCTCTTGCGGATTGACTCGCTGAACAGTGATCCGGCTTATATGTCGGTGCTCAGCGATGTGGTGCGTACGAAGGCAAACCAGTTGAAGGTGAATCTGTCATGACCGCATCTCCCCGCAAGGTAGTCATTATCGGTGGAGGCCTTAGCGGGCTCAGCGCCGCTTATTATATCCGCAAGTTCTACCGTGAGGCCGGAACACAGCCGGAGATTACCTTAATCGAGAAGGACAAGGTCCTTGGCGGCAAAATCGAGACACTGCATCGTGACGGCTTCGTGATTGAGAAGGGCCCGGATTCCTTCCTGGCCCGTAAGACGGCGATGGTCGATCTGGCCAGGGAGCTGGAGCTGGACCATGAGCTGGTAAGCACGAATCCGAACGCCAAGAAGACCTACATCCTGCAGCGGGGCAAGCTTCATCCTATGCCTGCGGGTCTTGTGCTGGGCATTCCGACAGAGCTGAAGCCCTTCCTGAAGAGCGGACTGGTCTCCTTTGGCGGCAAAATGCGGGCGATGATGGATTTCGTAATCCCGCCCCGCCGTAGCTCCGAGGATGAGTCGCTTGGCGATCTGATTGAGCGCCGTCTTGGTACAGAGGTGCTGGAGAATATGACGGAGCCGCTCCTGGCAGGAATCTATGCAGGGGATATGCGCAAGATCAGCCTTCAGGCGACCTTTCCGCAGTTCGGTGAGGTCGAGCGCCAGTACGGCAGCCTGATCCGTGGAATGACGACCGGCAGGAAGCCGGTGGAGACCCATACTGGAACGAAGAAAAGCGCCTTTCTCACCTTCCGGCAAGGATTGCAAAGTCTCGTGCATGCGCTCATCCATGAGCTGCAGGATGTCCGCCAGCTCACGGGGACTGGAGCAAAATCCATCCGGGTTCTGGGAGGTGCGGGTTCTTCCGGCACTCTCCGCTATGAAGTCGAGCTGGACAACGGTGAGCTGCTGCAAGCAGACGATATCTATGTTACGGTGCAGAACTTCGCAGCCGCAGAGCTGCTGCGTCCCCATGTGGATGTATCGGCGCTGGATGCAGTGAACTATGTATCAGTTGCCAATGTGGTTCTGGCGTTCACCCGGCAAGATATCGTTACCGAGTATGACGGATCGGGCTTCCTTGTTCCGCGTAAGGAAGGGCGGAACATCACAGCCTGCACCTGGACCTCTACGAAATGGCTGCATACCAGCCCTGACGATAAGGTGCTGCTGCGCTGTTACGTAGGACGTTCGGGGGACGAACAGAATGTAGAGCTGCCGGATGAAGCGCTGGCGGAGCTGGTGCGCAAGGACCTGAAGGAGATTATGGGGATCACCGCAGCACCGCTGTTCACAGAGATCACCCGGCTGAGGTCGTCCATGCCGCAGTATCCGGTCGGCCATCCTGGCCGCATTGCCGGCCTGCGCAGTGAGCTGGCTCAGCAGCTGCCCGGCGTCTATGCCTTTGGCGCAGGATATGACGGCATCGGGATGCCGGACTGCATCAAGCAGGCGAAGCTTACGGCTGAGACTGCCGCAGCCAGCCTCCAGAAGCTGCCGGAACCGGCGGGAGCTACAGTATAAAAGAAACGGTGGAGCGGAGCAGTGGCGCTCCACCGTTTTTTATAACTGGCACCGCCGCTCCCCGCTTGGAGCGCCAGCTGATAGATATGCTATAATAGAAACACTTTAAGGGTAAAGGAGATTACTTGCACTCATGTATCCGCCGAGATCAGGCAATAGACAAGGCAAGAGACAACATAGCAGGCGACGGCGCAGAAGGGTATGGGCGTGGGTCAATGTGGCGTTGCTGCTGCTGATTACCGCTGCGCTCGCTTATTCATTCATGGACGGCAAGGACCCGCAGGGCTCTGCTGCTCCGCCAGCGGCGCTCGTTACTTCACCTTCACCGGAAGCTGCTGCAACGGCGGCAGTCCCTACAGAAGCCGTTCCTACAGAGGAAGCGCCTGGGACGGAGGCTACAGCCACTGCGGAGCCTGCTCCGGAGGGAACACCGGAGGCTTCTCCCGTGCCTACGGAGACGGCGGCAGCCGCTACGACCGCTACGGCAGCTCCTACCCCTTCACCAGCGAAACAGACGGAAGCTACGAATGCGCCGCAGGCCACAACGGGGAGCAGCAGCGGGCTGGTCGCAGGCTTGCCGGAGAATACCTCCGGCGGGACGGTGAAGCTGAGCTTTGCCGGAGATATCATCTTCAGCGGAAAAGCAGGTGCGCTGCTGGAGCAGAAGGGCTACGATTATTCCTACAGCGCGCTGGATGGAATGTTCAAGAAGGATGACCTCACGGTAGTCAATCTGGAAACTCCGATTACTACACGCGGGGTTGGGGCCAAGAACAAGCAGTTTGTGTTCAAGGGCCCGCCGAAAGCACTGGATGCGCTCAAGGCCGCCGGTGTGGATGCCGTCAATCTGGCTAACAACCACACGCTGGATCAGGGGGAGGAAGGTCTGCTGGACACCCTGAAGCATCTGGGCGAGCGCGGAATCCCTCATGTGGGGGCAGGGAGGAATAGCCAGGAGGCTTATGCTGCGCAGTATTTTGAACGTAATGGAATTAAGATTGCCCTGCTGGGCGTCACACGGGTGATGCCTGTGATTGAATGGAAGGCGGAAGCCGGCAAGCCTGGCCTTGCCTCGGTGTACGACAGTGCAGAAGCGCTCAAGGCAATTGCCGCAGCCAAGCAAAAGGCCGATGTTGTCGTTGTCGTCGTCCATTGGGGGCGGGAGCGGATGGAGCAGTATGACAAGACCCAGCAGGCGCTCGGACATAGCTTCATTGATGCCGGAGCGGATCTGGTGATGGGCGGTCATCCGCATGTGCTGCAGGGAATTGAGCCGTACAAAGGCAAATGGATTGCCTACAGCACAGGCAACTTTATTTTCACACGCGGCTCCATCCCGGCTACTTGGGAGACGGCGGTATTCCAGGCGGAATGCAGCAAGCAGGGGCAATGCGCTCTTAAGCTGAAGCCGATGGATGCTGAGCTGGCGCAGCCGGTGCCGATGAATGAAGCCGACGGGCAGCTTCTGCTGCACAGAATACAGTCAATTTCTTCAGGTCTGATCAAGGTCCGCAATGACGGTACTGTGACCCAAGCGGTGAAATAGCCGGAGGTGCGTATCAATGATGAACAATATGTGTGTAGCACACCGTGGTTTTTCCGGTAAAGCTCCTGAGAACACATTGGCCGCCGTGCGGCTGGCACTTGCGCTGCCTTATGTACGCTGGATGGAGATCGATGTGCAGCTGACGAAGGACGGGGTTCCCGTGGTCATCCATGATTATTCCCTGGACCGTACGACCAACGGACACGGCAAGGTGAAAAATATGGAGTACGAGCCGCTGCGGCGGCTGGATGCGGGGAGCTGGAAAGGGCGTGCTTTTCGCGGAGAGCGGGTGCCTTCTCTGGAAGAGGTGCTCGCTCTGGCGTCAGGACGGCTGCGGTTAAACATCGAACTGAAGACGGTGGGCGAGATGTACCCCGGTCTTGCGCAGGCGGTGATTGATCTGGTGAATGCCAGGGGAATGCGCGAGGAAGTGGTGCTGACCTCGTTCGATGCCGGTGTATTGCGGCGGATCAAGGAGCTGGACGCGCGGTTCCATACAGGGCTTATCTATGACTCCAGATCCGGTGATCCGGCGGGTAAGCTTGATGAGCTGGGCTGCTCCTTCTTATCCATCAGCTACGACCGGCTTAGCCCGGTTTTGGCCAAATCCCTGATTGAACGCGGGGTGCAGGTGATGGCCTGGACCTTGAACAAGGGCAAGGAAATGCGCCGCCTGTCGGAGATACATTCCGATATTATGATCTGTACGAACCGTCCGGATATTTGGGGCGATATATTTTTGAAGGCTTGATCAGGCTGCTGTAAGCACACCAATTCATAGAGGAAGAGAGCTGAAGGAACAATGAGCAGTGCGATCAATAATGTATACTGTGTAGGACGTAACTATCAATTACATGCGGAGGAGCTGGGCAATCAGGTGCCGGCCGAACCGCTGATCTTCCTGAAGCCGTCTCATGCTGCCGTGGCCCTGGATAAAGCGATCATCTATCTGCCCAAGGACGCCGGACTGATTCATTACGAGGGGGAGCTGGTGCTGCGCATTGCGCGTGATTACGTGCCGGGGATGAGTGTGCAGGAGCTGGTGGATGTCATGGCGCTGGGCCTCGACTTCACACTCCGTGATGTGCATAATGATCTGCAGCGCAAGGGCTTGCCTTGGACTGCTGCCAAAGGCTTCAAGAACGCGGCTCCGCTCACCCCTTATATAGCATTGCCTG
This genomic interval from Paenibacillus sp. FSL H8-0332 contains the following:
- a CDS encoding glycerophosphodiester phosphodiesterase family protein, with protein sequence MNNMCVAHRGFSGKAPENTLAAVRLALALPYVRWMEIDVQLTKDGVPVVIHDYSLDRTTNGHGKVKNMEYEPLRRLDAGSWKGRAFRGERVPSLEEVLALASGRLRLNIELKTVGEMYPGLAQAVIDLVNARGMREEVVLTSFDAGVLRRIKELDARFHTGLIYDSRSGDPAGKLDELGCSFLSISYDRLSPVLAKSLIERGVQVMAWTLNKGKEMRRLSEIHSDIMICTNRPDIWGDIFLKA
- a CDS encoding fumarylacetoacetate hydrolase family protein — its product is MSSAINNVYCVGRNYQLHAEELGNQVPAEPLIFLKPSHAAVALDKAIIYLPKDAGLIHYEGELVLRIARDYVPGMSVQELVDVMALGLDFTLRDVHNDLQRKGLPWTAAKGFKNAAPLTPYIALPEQEELEATDFTVRKNGIEVQRGNVKNMIFSLQKIVEFIAARYGLGKDDIIFTGTPAGVGPVVAGDSFELFWGARLMGTCLIG
- the hemH gene encoding ferrochelatase, encoding MANKIGVLVMSYGTPESLEDVEAYYTHIRRGNAPSAEQLKELKGRYKAIVGGVFPLRENTDRQVEALQAKLNSGQIQYVCYQGLKHARPFIEDGVEAMVRDGITQAIGIVLAPHYSVMSVGTYIKRAKEKAEACGIHMEFVENYHMHPELIDVLSRRVTAKLDEFEETGAVREDVRVLFSAHSLPERILAMGDPYRDQLLETSQAIAAQAGVESWQFTWQSAGRTAEPWLGPDILDTLRELAESQVKYVLSAPIGFVSDHLEVLYDLDIEAQQLASELDLRLLRIDSLNSDPAYMSVLSDVVRTKANQLKVNLS
- a CDS encoding CapA family protein → MYPPRSGNRQGKRQHSRRRRRRVWAWVNVALLLLITAALAYSFMDGKDPQGSAAPPAALVTSPSPEAAATAAVPTEAVPTEEAPGTEATATAEPAPEGTPEASPVPTETAAAATTATAAPTPSPAKQTEATNAPQATTGSSSGLVAGLPENTSGGTVKLSFAGDIIFSGKAGALLEQKGYDYSYSALDGMFKKDDLTVVNLETPITTRGVGAKNKQFVFKGPPKALDALKAAGVDAVNLANNHTLDQGEEGLLDTLKHLGERGIPHVGAGRNSQEAYAAQYFERNGIKIALLGVTRVMPVIEWKAEAGKPGLASVYDSAEALKAIAAAKQKADVVVVVVHWGRERMEQYDKTQQALGHSFIDAGADLVMGGHPHVLQGIEPYKGKWIAYSTGNFIFTRGSIPATWETAVFQAECSKQGQCALKLKPMDAELAQPVPMNEADGQLLLHRIQSISSGLIKVRNDGTVTQAVK
- the hemG gene encoding protoporphyrinogen oxidase gives rise to the protein MTASPRKVVIIGGGLSGLSAAYYIRKFYREAGTQPEITLIEKDKVLGGKIETLHRDGFVIEKGPDSFLARKTAMVDLARELELDHELVSTNPNAKKTYILQRGKLHPMPAGLVLGIPTELKPFLKSGLVSFGGKMRAMMDFVIPPRRSSEDESLGDLIERRLGTEVLENMTEPLLAGIYAGDMRKISLQATFPQFGEVERQYGSLIRGMTTGRKPVETHTGTKKSAFLTFRQGLQSLVHALIHELQDVRQLTGTGAKSIRVLGGAGSSGTLRYEVELDNGELLQADDIYVTVQNFAAAELLRPHVDVSALDAVNYVSVANVVLAFTRQDIVTEYDGSGFLVPRKEGRNITACTWTSTKWLHTSPDDKVLLRCYVGRSGDEQNVELPDEALAELVRKDLKEIMGITAAPLFTEITRLRSSMPQYPVGHPGRIAGLRSELAQQLPGVYAFGAGYDGIGMPDCIKQAKLTAETAAASLQKLPEPAGATV
- the hemE gene encoding uroporphyrinogen decarboxylase; amino-acid sequence: MTYNDTFIRACRQQNTEYTPVWYMRQAGRYDPDYRTIKEKYSLLEICKQPELAAEVTLMPVRKLGVDAAILYSDIMNPVASLGVDFDIVKNIGPVIDNPLRSASDVERLKPIDVEGDLGHILETIAILDKELDVPLITFAGAPFTIASYLIEGRPSKTYHRTKELMFSQPQVWEKLMEKLGDMVITYLRAHVASGGKAFQLFDSWVGALAPRDFEQYVLPTITRIFAELSDLEVPKIYFPGVSSGELLPSLTKLQADVIGLDWRVSITEGRRRLGGGYAVQGNLDPYLLTAPMDMLKARAKELIDEGITRPGYIFNLGHGLFPEASLDTLKELTDYVHEYSAAAMKQAAPPLA